One Anopheles marshallii chromosome 3, idAnoMarsDA_429_01, whole genome shotgun sequence genomic region harbors:
- the LOC128714159 gene encoding bifunctional coenzyme A synthase: MPSRTGLLTAVQLANIAKTLSATRPYALSTLYLQFHPQVAANVSCPLAFGRFVASVYQSSVTWLGSEVDLRIVTGSLRSSGASFESFAKRTRPAAVDYLFYDYALSSSSSGCEKRLAERYPGVKVVELDALSVEQLSLPPGLDTSLQTYRNVVLGGTFDRIHAGHKVLLTQAVLLAMERVVVGVTDGAMIKSKKLHELILPAAQRIKHVKEFLEDIDPFLNYEVVPILDPFGPTATDPNMDLIVVSTETARGGAKVNELRENNGLNQLEVYTIELLDDESTIEDKEDKISSSNQRMDLLGTRLRPRKPAPTHIPAKPYIIGMIGGIAAGKSKMLERFQDFGAGIIDCDKIGHQLYEPGEECYQQVVTTFGQEILHPDGTINRKALGAIVFADQSKLEQLNQIMWKAIAKRANEKIRTLHEQHGKEVIVMEAAVMLRAGWQNNCHEIWSCIVPREEAIRRLMERNQLEEQEAIRRVDMQPTSNEEMVQHSDIVFCTLWSYEYSQQQAEKAWAIVQQELKPKL; the protein is encoded by the exons ATGCCCTCCAGAACCGGTTTACTGACGGCGGTCCAATTGGCCAACATTGCCAAAACTCTATCCGCTACACGGCCCTACGCGTTGAGCACACTGTACCTACAGTTTCATCCGCAAGTGGCCGCCAACGTAAGTTGTCCCCTGGCGTTTGGTCGATTTGTGGCTAGTGTGTACCAATCTTCCGTCACTTGGCTAGGTTCCGAGGTGGACCTTCGCATTGTGACTGGATCGCTACGTTCCAGTGGTGCCAGTTTCGAATCGTTTGCTAAAAGAACACGACCCGCAGCGGTAGATTATCTGTTCTACGACTACGCATTAAGTTCGTCCAGTTCCGGTTGTGAAAAACGGCTCGCCGAGCGGTATCCGGGGGTGAAGGTGGTTGAACTGGATGCGCTCAGTGTGGAGCAGCTATCACTACCACCCGGGTTGGATACCTCTTTGCAAACGTATCGCAATGTGGTGTTGGGGGGTACGTTCGATCGGATTCACGCCGGTCATAAAGTGCTGCTCACTCAAGCGGTTCTGCTGGCAATGGAACGAGTCGTCGTCGGAGTTACAGACGGTGCTATGATAAAGAGCAAAAAATTGCATGAACTAATACTGCCGGCCGCACAACGGATAAAGCATGTAAAGGAGTTTTTGGAAGACATCGATCCGTTTCTAAACTACGAAGTCGTTCCTATTTTGGATCCTTTTGGGCCCACTGCTACTGATCCAAATATGGAT cTAATTGTGGTAAGTACTGAAACGGCTCGTGGTGGCGCGAAGGTGAACGAACTGCGTGAAAACAACGGATTGAATCAGCTAGAAGTGTACACGATCGAACTACTCGACGACGAAAGCACAATCGAAGACAAAGAGGATAAAATCAGTTCCAGCAACCAGCGGATGGATCTGCTTGGAACGCGATTACGACCCCGAAAACCCGCACCGACACATATCCCGGCGAAACCTTACATCATCGGTATGATTGGTGGAATCGCTGCTGGGAAAAGCAAAATGCTTGAACGATTCCAAGACTTTGGTGCCGGCATTATTGACTGTGATAAGATTGGCCATCAGCTGTACGAACCGGGTGAAGAATGCTACCAACAGGTGGTGACCACATTTGGGCAGGAAATTCTTCATCCGGATGGTACAATAAATCGAAAGGCACTTGGCGCAATTGTGTTCGCCGACCAGAGCAAACTAGAACAGTTGAATCAGATTATGTGGAAAGCTATTGCGAAACGAGCGAATGAGAAAATCCGTACACTTCACGAGCAACACGGAAAGGAGGTAATTGTGATGGAGGCAGCAGTAATGCTTCGTGCCGGGTGGCAGAACAATTGCCACGAAATTTGGTCATGCATCGTTCCGCGAGAAGAAGCCATTCGAAGGTTGATGGAACGTAACCAGCTCGAGGAGCAGGAAGCAATACGGCGCGTAGACATGCAACCGACGAGTAATGAAGAGATGGTGCAACATTCGGACATTGTGTTCTGTACCTTGTGGAGTTACGAGTATTCGCAGCAACAAGCGGAGAAAGCGTGGGCTATCGTTCAGCAGGAACTGAAACCGAAACTTTAA
- the LOC128714501 gene encoding non-structural maintenance of chromosomes element 1 homolog, giving the protein MEYTNVHRAFLQACSNHGTLSKETALDILIGIYARYGNDDTIPNETDVTDVVAKINERIHQFDQRIVYSHFELLDSDFYVFVNLQESPIDLHQNVYTAPELHFFRVVLRELTLSEDHTLTTINCLNLTNDTASETIKPLPKTRAEQLLNEWEELGYFLVLNDKFHFGPKSVVEFEKYLSKNYADIITRCCLCNVTIFYGVRCASCPQILHKDCLKKYLRRLTNCPACKKLWSVPI; this is encoded by the exons ATGGAATATACCAATGTGCATCGAGCATTTCTGCAAGCTTGTTCGAACCACGGGACATTAAGCAAGGAAACTGCACTCGACATTCTCATAGGTATCTACGCCCGAT aTGGCAACGATGATACCATTCCAAACGAAACGGATGTCACCGATGTGGTGGCCAAAATCAATGAACGCATCCATCAATTTGATCAGAGGATTGTTTACTCACACTTCGAACTACTCGATAGTGACTTTTACGTGTTTGTCAATCTGCAAGAGTCACCGATCGATCTGCATCAGAATGTCTACACTGCACCGGAACTTCATTTCTTTCGTGTAGTGCTACGTGAGCTTACGTTGAGCGAGGATCACACGCTGACCACTATAAACTGTCTCAATCTTACCAATGACACCGCGAGTGAGACGATAAAACCCCTTCCTAAGACACGCGCAGAACAGTTGCTGAACGAATGGGAAGAATTGGGTTACTTTCTAGTGCTGAATGATAAGTTTCATTTTGGACCGAAATCGGTCGTAGAATTTGAAAAGTACCTGAGCAAAAACTACGCCGATATTATAACGCGCTGCTGTCTTTGCAACGTCACTATATTCTAT GGTGTTCGTTGTGCATCCTGCCCGCAGATTCTGCACAAAGATTGTTTGAAAAAGTATCTTCGTCGACTAACAAATTGTCCTGCATGTAAAAAATTGTGGAGCGTGCCAATATAG
- the LOC128714934 gene encoding pupal cuticle protein Edg-78E-like, translating to MFRVFVIAALAAVAVAQNPDADAQILSSDSAVNPDGSYAWNYETSNGIRAQEEGVGGQSAQGSASWTDRDGTPIQLTYVADENGFQPRGDHLPRESPVPAHVLKTLEFIRANPPKDDPNFNIQALEAEIARLQAIQ from the coding sequence TTCGTTATTGCTGCGCTGGCCGCCGTTGCTGTCGCCCAGAACCCGGACGCTGATGCACAGATCCTGAGCTCCGACAGCGCCGTCAACCCGGACGGTTCGTACGCCTGGAACTACGAGACGAGCAACGGTATCCGTGCGCAGGAGGAAGGTGTCGGTGGCCAGTCGGCGCAGGGTTCTGCCTCGTGGACGGACCGTGACGGTACGCCCATCCAGCTGACGTACGTTGCGGACGAGAACGGGTTCCAGCCGCGTGGTGACCATCTGCCCCGCGAAAGCCCAGTGCCGGCCCATGTCCTGAAGACGCTCGAGTTCATCCGTGCCAACCCGCCCAAGGATGATCCGAACTTTAACATTCAGGCTTTGGAGGCTGAAATTGCCAGACTGCAGGCCATCCAGTAA
- the LOC128716288 gene encoding thioredoxin-like protein 1 has protein sequence MAVKSINDEGHFQAELSAAGGKLVVVDFTATWCGPCRNIAPLFEQLPSKYPKAVFLKVDVDKCSDTAATQGVSAMPTFIFYRARTKIDRLQGADINGLEAKIQKHYAASADESGEDYGQGMLDLNTFIQKNQCECLNEADDHPWTNALTATGGHLASDCDEQLIISITFNQVIKLHSLKIKAPPTHGPKNIKLFINQPRTLDFDMADSYVSVQDLEVDPKDLEAGNPIKLRFVKFQNVQNIQLFVKDNQSGGETTIIDHLAFIGQPIATTKMDDFQRVAGKKGESH, from the exons ATGGCAGTAAAGTCCATTAACGACGAGGGACATTTCCAGGCGGAATTGTCGGCCGCTGGTGGTAAGCTTGTCGTTGTCGATTTCACAGCGACCTGGTGCGGTCCGTGCCGCAACATTGCTCCACTGTTTGAGCAACTGCCGAGCAAATATCCGAAAGCCGTGTTCCTTAAGGTAGACGTAGACAAATGTTCCGATACGGCAGCGACTCAGGGGGTTTCCGCGATGCCAACTTTTATCTTCTACCGTGCCAGG ACCAAAATCGATCGTCTACAGGGAGCAGACATAAATGGGCTCGAGGCAAAGATACAGAAACATTATGCGGCGAGTGCAGATGAATCCGGAGAAGACTACGGTCAGGGAATG CTTGATCTCAACACCTTTATCCAGAAGAATCAGTGTGAGTGCTTAAACGAAGCGGATGACCATCCGTGGACGAATGCGCTTACCGCAACCGGAGGCCATTTAGCGTCCGACTGTGATGAGCAGCTCATCATATCGATTACCTTCAACCAGGTGATAAAATTGCACTCGTTGAAAATCAAAGCACCTCCGACACACGGGCCTAAGAACATCAAGCTGTTTATTAATCAACCGCGCACGCTCGATTTTGATATGGCCGACTCGTACGTATCGGTGCAGGACCTGGAGGTCGATCCGAAAGATCTGGAAGCGGGAAATCCAATCAAGCTGCGGTTTGTCAAGTTCCAGAACGTGCAGAACATTCAGCTGTTCGTGAAGGACAATCAGTCCGGTGGCGAGACGACAATCATAGACCATCTGGCCTTCATCGGGCAACCGATAGCGACGACGAAGATGGACGATTTTCAGCGGGTGGCCGGAAAGAAGGGCGAAAGTCACTGA